The segment GGCGACGGTGTCACGGTCCAGCCGCATCGTGACCGGTTGCTTCAAGTATTTGATGTATGGGTTCTTGCGCCCTTTCATTGTAGAGAAATCGTAATGGTCCCTCATCTTCGTCGCCTCCAATATTCCTGTTCCTCATCTCGGTCTGCCTTCCGTGCCGAGAACAGTCGAATGACGGCTTCACTTTCTCGAATACAGTGACAGACGACGAGCGTCCGCAATTTGAAACTTATCCCAAGCAGGATGAAGCGGTCTTCATCCGCCAAATGGTCGGGGTCGAAGAATTGAATGGCCTTCTCATCGTAAAAAACCGTGCGCGCTTCATCGAAGGAAATGCCATGCTTTCTGATATTGATCTGTTCCTTCGCGTCGTCCCACTCAAACCGCAGCTCATCCATATGTACAGTGTACGTATTGCGAAGCGCGCGTCAAGATGATTCTTGAAGCCGAACTACAAGCCTGAAACGCTTTGGCTCGCACATTTAGCCTTGAAGAATGCGACAAAACGTAAGATGCTTAGGGAGCGGGTTGTTGGCGGTTTGGTGGCAACACGTATGAACAGGGCAGAGGAGGGCGCCGTGGCAAATGAAGGGCCGATCGTTGGACGCACGAAACATGGGGAGCTGACCCTTGACCAGATTGCCGAACTGCAACCCGGGCTGGGTCAGTTGATGCCACTGATGAGTGAACGCTACTGGATCTGCTATTACGCCGCCAAGGGTGGCAATTGGGCGCTGGCCGCGTACCAGCTCAATGGTCTGCGAAGTCTGTTCAAGAAAGCCAATACGACGCGGCCGAAGTACAAGACGATGCTCGACAGTTATGTTAAGGCGATCTTCGACCCGCTTGCGCTACAGATCGAGGCCAAGAACTTCGTCGAGTTCGAACGGTGCTACCGGCAGGGCATCGAGTTGGCCAACAAGATGCACGGCTCTACCAACCATCCCGAGATTCTCTGGAAGCTCCCGTCTGCTCCTCCGCAGCACCTGGAGTTAGGCCCGTGCGTGTAGTGCAGTGTTCCATGTATTCCTTAACAAATTCGATAGACAAGGGTACTGAAATCCCCCCCAACCCCCCTTTTGTAAAGGGGGGAAACGGACGCAGAAAGAACGGAGCCTCATGAAGAGGTTGGTTGCAATAGCCATAGTCCTGCTTGTCGCCACAACCCTTGAGTCGGTGGCCCAAGAGGCGCCGCTGGATGGACTGACGCTTCGTCAGGGCGACGTGAGGATCGTCAAGATCGGCGATGACATGAACGCTTCAGACGTTTATGGCGTCATCGATACCAGCAACGCTCCCTCCGCCGTCCCGATGTTCAATAAGGCTGGCGCGCTCTACGGCATTGTGGCGGCGGATCTGTATCAGCAGCCCGGCGCCTACCACATGACCGTGTATGAGACGGCAACCAAACGCGTGTTGTCTATGAAAGCGCTCATTGTGGAAAAAGGAGCGTTTCAAAAGAGCGTCAGCTCACACTGGAATACACAAGCATTTGGCCAGGCCGATCTTGAACGGATCGCCCGTGAGAAAAAGGCAATCACTGAGGCGATTCAGGTCTCTTTACCCTTACCCCGTTGGCAGGATGGGACGACCGATCCGATTGAAAAAACGGATCATACCGGATTGATGACGACTCCCTTTGGCCAAATTCGGATGAATCCGACCCAGGACTGGTACCGGTTTCACCGGGGAACCGATTTTCAGGCCCCCGAGGGGTTTGCGATACGGGCAATCGCCGCGGGAAAGGTCGCGCATCTGGGTCATGATTACCTGCTGGAAGGCAATATCACGGTGATTGATCATGGCCTTGGGATCTTTTCCTCGTACCTGCATCAGTCCGCGTTTCTCGTGAAGGTTGGGGATGACGTCAAGAAGGGAGACGTGATCGGACGGGTCGGGAGCACCGGCAACAGCACTGCACCTCACTTGCATCTCGCCCTGAGAATCGGCGCCGCGCTGGTCGATCCAACACAATTTATTGAAGCGATGCGTCGCCCCTGATCACGTAATCTGCTCGCCGCCACTCTACTTTAATACTTTAATACAGTGATACGAATAGAAAAAATGACGTCTACTGAATGCCTCCTGTGTAAAAGTTTCTGCATGACGAGTCGGCCAGGAACTGAACCTTTCGGATAGCGTGGTGTTCTCGGCCACTTACCAAGGTGGCACCGCGCTTGCACTCTTACACATATGGTGAAACCATCCGCGCGGGTAGGCGGTTTCGTGCTTGTTAACCATTACTGAAGGAGTGAAGCGATGCGAACGTTCTATGGGAGCCTCCTGGCAGCCGCCCTCTGCGTTGCGATATCGGTCTTTATGTTCGCCGGTGTCAGCCAAGCGAAAGGCGGCAGCCCAGTCTCAAAGGTGAAGGTCCACGTCAGGGCGGACCTTGAACCGTTCGACACATCTCCCGCGCCGGATGCCGAGGGCCAAGCGAGACACCACAAGGAGATCCGGAAGGGAATCATAAAGAAAGACGAATTCAAAGGGATGGTGAAGATTCCGGTTCCTTCACCCGACTTGGGGATTACGAAAGAGAATGTAGAACACGCCGACGTCCGTCTGATCCTGAGTCGCAACAATACCGACTATGCAGAGTGCCGCCTTAAGTTCCACGAGATCGAGGCAGAGGATGATGATGATGACGGCGGGGTCCAGGCGCATTTCAGCATTCATGTGCGGACAAAGCACGGGGTTCCACGAGCGAAGAAGGGTACGTGTGACATCAACCTGGCCACTATCGCCATCGACCTGGGTGTTCCGGACGCACAGGCCGGTGATCTGGCTACGGCCACCCTTGTCACAGACCCCAACAATCGAGGCGCGGATATAGACTTCCTGGAAGGTGACTTCGAGACGCCCTGAACTCCGATTCCCTGAAGTTCCTCCTGTAAGGTCTAACCACACAAGAGGGCCGGGTCATCACTCGGTCCTCTTGTGCTGTTTCCCAGCCCCAATCTCTCTTTACAATCTTTGAGTTATTGTGTTATTTTCGCTCTATAGTAAGGAGGTGAATCTATGTCGGGCCATTCTAAATGGGCGGGTATTAAACATAAGAAAGCGAAGGTGGACGCGCAGCGCGGTCGCACCTTTACTAAGATCATCCGCGAGATTACCGTAGCCGCCAGGGTGGGCGGCGGCGACCCGGACGGCAATCCTCGCCTTCGATTGGCGATCGATAAGGCCAAGGCCGTCAATATGCCCCAGGATAACATCCAGCGAGCCATCCAGAAGGGGACGGGTGAACTCCCCGGCACCTCCTACGAGGAGTACATCTATGAGGGCTATGGGCCGGGGGGCGTCGCGGTCTTGCTGGAAATCGTGACCGATAATAAGAATCGAACCGCTCCGGAGATCCGTAAGGCGTTTGCCAAGTACGGGGGCAACCTGGGGGAATCGGGATGCGTCGCCTGGATGTTTGAAAAGAAGGGGCTGATTCAGGTAGAAGCGGCCGCGGCGGATGAAGATCGGCTGCTGGGTATTGTGTTGGAGGCAGGCGCCGAGGATGTTCGGCGGTCGGATGACATCTTTGAGGTCATCACGGCGCCAAAAGACCTGGAGCGGGTCAAGGAGTCGCTGACGAAGGAAAAGATCCAGATCGCCGAAGGAGAGGTCACCATGCTTCCCCAGAACACCGTCAAGCTGGAAGGGAAGCAGGCGCAGCAGATGCTTCAGTTGATGGAAACGCTGGAAGAGCATGACGACGTCCAGAATGCGTACGCGAACTTCGACATCCCGGAAGAGATCATGGCAGCGGTGACCAGCTAGGCGTGTGGTGAGCGCTGTCGAACCATTGGATCGTCCGATGATCTCGATGGAACCGTCGTGCTGGTCTTAGGAATCGATCCAGGGGCCGGCGCAACCGGCTATGGGATGGTGGCTCGCAGCGATGGTGTGTTGCGGGCCGTAGAATACGGCAGCATTATCACGACGCCCCGCGATCCCTTTCCTACCCGCCTGCAACAGATCTATAGCCGCTTGGCCGAGCTGATCCGGCGTTATCAGCCCGAGTGGGCGGCCGCTGAAAGCCTGATCTTCGCGAAAAATGCGCAAAGCGCATTTAAGCTGGGCCAGGCGAGAGGGGTCGCCATTCTGGCGGCCTCGCTCGGCGGACTGACCATCGCGGAGTACACCCCGCTGCAGGTCAAAAGCGCTGTGACGGGATATGGCGCTGCGGACAAACGCCAAGTCCAGCAGATGGTCCAGTCGCTCCTTGGTCTGGAAGAGCCGATCCGTTCGACCGACGCGGCCGATGCGCTGGCTGTCGCCATTTGCCACCATCACTCGGCCAGGCTTCTGCACCTGACAAGGGGCGGCAGACGATGATCGCCCAACTTCGCGGACTGTTGGCATCCAAGGATCCCGGGCAGATTGTGGTAGACGTCAACGGGGTCGGCTATCAGGTCTTCGTTCCCCTCTCAACGTTCTATCAGCTTCCGGAGGTCCACCAGGAGGTACGCCTCCGTGTCTACACACATGTCCGCGAAGATGCCATCCAGCTTTACGGGTTTCACTCGGCCGAGGAGCGGATGACGTTTGAACTGCTGACGGGGGTCTCAGGGATCGGACCTCGCCTCGCCGCGAATATCCTGTCAGGCATCTCGGTGGAGGAGTTCATCCCGGCTGTCCTGGAGGGTGATATCGCACGGCTCAAGGCGATTCCAGGGGTGGGTCGAAA is part of the Candidatus Methylomirabilis lanthanidiphila genome and harbors:
- the mepM_2 gene encoding Murein DD-endopeptidase MepM is translated as MKRLVAIAIVLLVATTLESVAQEAPLDGLTLRQGDVRIVKIGDDMNASDVYGVIDTSNAPSAVPMFNKAGALYGIVAADLYQQPGAYHMTVYETATKRVLSMKALIVEKGAFQKSVSSHWNTQAFGQADLERIAREKKAITEAIQVSLPLPRWQDGTTDPIEKTDHTGLMTTPFGQIRMNPTQDWYRFHRGTDFQAPEGFAIRAIAAGKVAHLGHDYLLEGNITVIDHGLGIFSSYLHQSAFLVKVGDDVKKGDVIGRVGSTGNSTAPHLHLALRIGAALVDPTQFIEAMRRP
- a CDS encoding transcriptional regulator — its product is MSGHSKWAGIKHKKAKVDAQRGRTFTKIIREITVAARVGGGDPDGNPRLRLAIDKAKAVNMPQDNIQRAIQKGTGELPGTSYEEYIYEGYGPGGVAVLLEIVTDNKNRTAPEIRKAFAKYGGNLGESGCVAWMFEKKGLIQVEAAAADEDRLLGIVLEAGAEDVRRSDDIFEVITAPKDLERVKESLTKEKIQIAEGEVTMLPQNTVKLEGKQAQQMLQLMETLEEHDDVQNAYANFDIPEEIMAAVTS
- a CDS encoding Holliday junction resolvase, producing MLVLGIDPGAGATGYGMVARSDGVLRAVEYGSIITTPRDPFPTRLQQIYSRLAELIRRYQPEWAAAESLIFAKNAQSAFKLGQARGVAILAASLGGLTIAEYTPLQVKSAVTGYGAADKRQVQQMVQSLLGLEEPIRSTDAADALAVAICHHHSARLLHLTRGGRR
- a CDS encoding Holliday junction DNA helicase ruvA, with translation MIAQLRGLLASKDPGQIVVDVNGVGYQVFVPLSTFYQLPEVHQEVRLRVYTHVREDAIQLYGFHSAEERMTFELLTGVSGIGPRLAANILSGISVEEFIPAVLEGDIARLKAIPGVGRKTAERIIVELKDKVMGVPCARRVVVSRQPRPERDRVIEDVVSALLNLGCNRKEASAAAEAAHHAVGDGADFETFVKQALKYLSEGTGKRS